In a single window of the Natronosalvus caseinilyticus genome:
- a CDS encoding tRNA(Ile)(2)-agmatinylcytidine synthase: MTVVGLDDTDSRERGMCTTYVATEVASRLAERTGATVQRLLLVRLNPAVEHKTRGNAALAIHLGHDQECDPETVYDVARTTLEDLAETADERTNPGLVVAQHAPDEVPDDVSAFALSAIRDHLSIDEATTLADDRDYRRWGAGNGRGQIGALAAIGAWGTLEDWTWTHECIAYRDPERWGTPRTIDEESVFAAAEVGYPTVWDTVDRVEGETVCVPHTPGPILHGIRGDDPEAVRTVSEAIGGEPVARTQRFVTNQGTDVHLRDGSTLESLSAARDGRAYRLEGRVASEPETRRGGHVFFELGDPINGDDTDASSTSGNADASSANATETLTCAAFEPTKRFRDRVRALRVGDRLTVCGEVARGTLKLEKFAVRDLVETERGTPTCESCDRRMKSAGRGQGYRCRDCGTTAATKVDQPLERDLEVGWYEVPPCARRHVAKPLVRGGFDGPTHPER, encoded by the coding sequence ATGACCGTCGTCGGCCTCGACGATACGGACTCCCGCGAGCGTGGGATGTGTACGACTTACGTCGCGACCGAGGTGGCCAGCCGCCTGGCCGAACGAACGGGCGCGACCGTCCAGCGCCTGCTCCTGGTCCGGCTCAACCCCGCCGTCGAACACAAGACCCGCGGCAACGCCGCCCTCGCCATCCACCTCGGCCACGACCAGGAGTGCGATCCAGAGACGGTTTACGACGTCGCCCGGACGACACTCGAGGACCTCGCGGAGACGGCCGACGAGCGGACGAACCCGGGACTGGTCGTCGCCCAACACGCTCCCGACGAGGTTCCCGACGACGTGAGCGCGTTCGCACTGTCGGCGATCCGTGACCACCTGTCGATCGACGAAGCGACGACGCTCGCCGACGACCGCGACTACCGTCGATGGGGAGCGGGCAACGGCCGCGGCCAGATCGGGGCGCTGGCCGCCATTGGCGCCTGGGGTACCCTCGAGGACTGGACCTGGACCCACGAGTGCATCGCCTATCGCGATCCGGAACGGTGGGGAACGCCGCGAACGATCGACGAGGAGAGCGTCTTCGCGGCCGCCGAGGTGGGCTATCCGACCGTCTGGGACACCGTCGACCGCGTCGAGGGCGAGACAGTCTGCGTCCCGCACACGCCGGGACCGATCCTGCACGGGATTCGCGGCGACGACCCGGAGGCCGTCCGGACCGTGTCCGAAGCGATCGGGGGCGAACCGGTCGCCCGGACTCAGCGGTTCGTGACCAACCAGGGAACCGACGTCCACCTCCGGGACGGGTCGACCCTCGAGTCGCTCTCGGCGGCTCGAGACGGACGGGCCTACCGCCTCGAGGGGCGAGTCGCCAGCGAGCCCGAAACGCGACGGGGTGGGCACGTGTTCTTCGAGCTGGGCGACCCGATTAATGGTGACGACACGGACGCCTCGAGCACGAGTGGCAACGCAGACGCCTCGAGTGCAAACGCGACCGAGACGCTCACCTGCGCCGCCTTCGAGCCCACCAAACGCTTCCGCGACCGGGTTCGCGCTCTGCGAGTCGGCGACCGGCTCACCGTCTGTGGCGAGGTCGCCCGCGGCACCCTGAAACTCGAGAAGTTCGCGGTTCGCGACCTCGTCGAGACCGAACGCGGGACCCCGACCTGCGAGTCCTGCGACCGACGGATGAAGAGCGCCGGGCGGGGCCAGGGCTATCGCTGTCGAGACTGCGGGACGACGGCGGCGACGAAGGTCGACCAACCGCTCGAACGCGACCTCGAGGTCGGGTGGTACGAGGTGCCCCCGTGTGCGCGCCGCCACGTCGCGAAACCGCTGGTCAGAGGGGGGTTCGACGGGCCGACGCACCCGGAGCGGTGA
- a CDS encoding potassium channel family protein: protein MKFIIVGYGRVGARTARILSEEGHDVVILDNDQKRLERADGEGFDGVQGDGADEDALLEAGIETADAIGAMTPDLNVNFAACMVGKHYGCRTVLRIDEDYREDIYEKYAADVDEIIYPERLGAAGAKTALLGGDFNVVADLAQNLQLTVLEVGEGSPAVGKRLSELELPEGSRIYAHGRKTESLTIPLPGTALAAGDEVAVITETDAVEQVRATLLTEV from the coding sequence ATGAAGTTCATCATCGTCGGGTACGGTCGGGTGGGCGCGCGAACGGCCCGCATTCTCTCAGAGGAGGGCCACGACGTCGTCATCCTGGACAACGACCAGAAACGCCTCGAGCGCGCCGACGGCGAGGGGTTCGACGGCGTGCAGGGGGACGGTGCCGACGAGGACGCGCTGCTCGAGGCGGGCATCGAGACGGCCGACGCGATCGGTGCGATGACGCCCGACCTAAACGTCAACTTCGCGGCGTGTATGGTCGGCAAACACTACGGCTGCCGGACCGTCTTGCGGATCGACGAGGACTACCGGGAGGACATTTACGAGAAGTACGCCGCGGACGTCGACGAGATCATCTACCCCGAGCGACTCGGTGCCGCGGGCGCGAAGACCGCGCTCCTCGGCGGCGACTTCAACGTCGTCGCCGATCTGGCCCAGAATCTACAACTGACGGTGCTCGAAGTTGGGGAGGGCTCACCGGCGGTCGGCAAGCGACTCAGCGAACTCGAGTTACCCGAGGGGTCGCGGATCTACGCCCACGGGCGAAAGACCGAATCGCTGACGATTCCGCTTCCGGGGACGGCGCTCGCCGCCGGTGACGAGGTGGCGGTGATCACCGAGACGGATGCCGTCGAGCAGGTTCGAGCGACGTTGCTGACGGAGGTCTAA
- a CDS encoding NCS2 family permease: protein MGATDTLAEYFDFRAHDTDLRTESVAGITTFLAMSYIILVNPFILADAIDIPGYGFIATVQMIAIGTIIASAVAIFVMAFYANRPFGLAPGMGLNAFFAYTVVLGMGIPWETALAAVFVEGIIFIAITAIGAREYVIRLFPEPVKMAVGAGIGIFLLFIGLQEMSIVVADPATAVTLGGLATNPAALLGLFGLLLTFVLWARAIKGSIIVGIVATTGLGWLVYLTGLAGTTVLPEALVGEDGGLTFAVVTSPQYDISPLLFAFVDGLSDVDPLTFTLVVFTFFFVDFFDTAGTLIGVSQFGGFLDEDGNLPDIDKPLMADAVGTTVGAMVGTSTVTTYIESSTGVEEGGRTGMTAFVVGLLFLAALVLIPLIALIPAYASFIALVVVGIIMLEGVLDVEWQDPAWAVSAGLTITIMPLTYSIANGLAAGIIVYPIIKAATGEFEDVRLGQWLMALALVGYFYVYTSGMLG, encoded by the coding sequence ATGGGGGCAACCGACACGCTCGCGGAGTACTTCGACTTCCGGGCTCACGACACGGACCTGCGCACCGAATCGGTCGCGGGGATCACCACGTTCCTCGCGATGTCGTACATCATCCTCGTCAACCCGTTCATTCTCGCAGACGCGATCGATATTCCGGGTTACGGTTTCATCGCGACTGTCCAGATGATCGCCATCGGGACGATCATCGCCTCGGCCGTCGCCATCTTCGTAATGGCGTTCTACGCGAATCGGCCGTTCGGCCTCGCGCCCGGGATGGGACTGAACGCCTTCTTCGCGTACACCGTCGTCCTCGGCATGGGAATTCCCTGGGAGACAGCGCTCGCGGCGGTGTTCGTCGAGGGGATCATCTTCATCGCCATCACCGCAATCGGCGCTCGAGAGTACGTTATCCGACTGTTTCCCGAACCCGTCAAGATGGCCGTCGGGGCCGGTATCGGGATCTTCCTGCTCTTTATCGGCCTGCAGGAGATGTCGATCGTCGTCGCCGATCCCGCGACGGCGGTCACGCTCGGCGGCCTCGCGACGAATCCTGCGGCACTGCTCGGGCTGTTCGGTCTGTTGCTCACGTTCGTGCTCTGGGCACGAGCCATCAAGGGGTCGATAATCGTCGGCATCGTCGCCACGACCGGGCTCGGCTGGCTCGTTTACCTGACCGGACTCGCCGGCACGACAGTCCTGCCGGAGGCGCTCGTCGGTGAAGATGGCGGCCTCACGTTCGCCGTCGTCACCTCCCCGCAGTACGACATCTCGCCGTTGCTCTTCGCGTTCGTGGACGGCCTCAGCGACGTCGACCCTCTGACGTTCACGCTGGTCGTCTTCACGTTCTTCTTCGTCGACTTCTTCGACACCGCCGGGACGCTCATCGGCGTCTCCCAGTTCGGCGGCTTCCTCGACGAGGACGGTAACCTGCCCGACATCGATAAGCCCCTGATGGCCGACGCCGTCGGCACCACCGTCGGGGCGATGGTGGGTACCTCGACCGTGACGACGTACATCGAGTCCTCGACCGGCGTCGAGGAGGGCGGACGCACGGGCATGACCGCGTTCGTCGTCGGGCTTCTCTTCCTCGCCGCGCTGGTGTTGATCCCGTTAATCGCGCTGATTCCCGCCTATGCGTCGTTCATCGCACTGGTCGTCGTTGGCATCATCATGCTCGAGGGCGTTCTCGACGTCGAGTGGCAGGATCCGGCCTGGGCGGTGTCGGCCGGTCTGACCATCACGATCATGCCGCTCACGTACTCCATCGCGAACGGCCTCGCCGCCGGGATCATCGTATATCCGATCATCAAGGCCGCCACCGGCGAATTCGAGGACGTGCGCCTCGGCCAGTGGCTGATGGCGCTGGCGCTCGTGGGTTACTTCTACGTCTACACGAGCGGGATGCTCGGCTGA
- a CDS encoding lipoate--protein ligase family protein encodes MPATPPVRVLRGRKPTIDADRAASERLLEVAADGQQAVRVWTPHRQVAFGRRDARRGGYERGREAADERGFPPVERSVGGRAVAYDGSRVLAFARAEPVADFRRGTDERYERLTADVESALVDLGVEPVRGEPDDSFCPGTHSLSLEVGGSLRKVVGIAQRVTSDAALVSGILLVEASDELRDVLEAVYDALEVPFDPDSVGGVADGSTVSPERVRRVLESALVGNREFVLEDLDV; translated from the coding sequence ATGCCAGCGACTCCGCCGGTTCGCGTCCTCCGGGGCCGAAAGCCGACGATCGACGCCGACCGGGCGGCGAGCGAACGCCTCCTCGAGGTCGCCGCCGATGGCCAGCAGGCGGTTCGCGTCTGGACGCCCCACCGCCAGGTCGCGTTCGGCCGCCGCGACGCCCGACGCGGTGGGTACGAACGAGGTCGCGAGGCCGCCGACGAACGCGGGTTCCCTCCGGTCGAGCGCAGCGTCGGTGGTCGAGCGGTGGCCTACGACGGGTCGCGAGTGCTGGCGTTCGCCCGCGCAGAGCCCGTCGCGGACTTCCGGCGAGGAACCGACGAGCGCTACGAACGGCTCACGGCCGACGTCGAATCGGCTCTCGTGGACCTCGGCGTCGAACCGGTTCGGGGCGAGCCCGACGACTCGTTCTGTCCGGGGACCCACTCCCTCTCGCTCGAGGTTGGCGGGTCGCTCCGAAAAGTCGTCGGCATCGCCCAGCGAGTGACGAGCGACGCCGCCCTCGTTTCGGGGATCCTGCTCGTCGAGGCGAGCGACGAGCTTCGAGACGTCCTCGAGGCCGTCTACGACGCGCTCGAGGTGCCGTTCGATCCGGATTCGGTGGGCGGCGTGGCGGACGGCTCGACCGTCTCTCCCGAACGGGTGCGGCGCGTCCTCGAGTCGGCGCTCGTCGGCAATCGAGAGTTCGTTCTCGAGGACCTCGACGTCTAG
- a CDS encoding OBG GTPase family GTP-binding protein, with the protein MGLEEDIQAIEEEIANTPYNKSTEAHIGRLKSKLAEKKEKLQNQSSAGGGTGYSVEKTGDATVGLVGFPSVGKSSLLNSLTNAESETGEYEFTTLDVNPGMCKHRGANIQLLDVPGLIEGAATGKGDGKQVLSVVRNADLILFVLSVFEIEQYDRLQEELYDINIRVDKEPPRVTVRPKIKDGIKVTSSADQDLDEATIKEVLRDQGYVNADLNLGEKVDIDRLIDGLMENREYIPSITCVNKVDLITPEYKETVDEQLRERGLDPEEVTFISAEEEKGLEALKDRMWDNLDLIRVYMDKPGRGVDYEEPLVISAGSTIEDAVDKLGGEFEERFRFARVSGPSATHDKQQVGDQHVLEDEDVLKLILRR; encoded by the coding sequence ATGGGGCTCGAGGAGGACATCCAGGCAATCGAGGAGGAAATCGCCAACACGCCCTACAACAAGTCGACCGAGGCGCACATCGGTCGGCTGAAATCGAAGCTCGCCGAGAAGAAAGAGAAGCTCCAGAACCAGTCCTCGGCGGGCGGCGGGACGGGCTACTCCGTCGAGAAGACCGGCGACGCGACGGTCGGTCTCGTCGGGTTTCCGAGCGTCGGCAAGTCCTCGCTGCTGAACTCGCTGACCAACGCCGAGAGCGAGACCGGCGAGTACGAGTTCACGACCCTCGACGTCAATCCCGGGATGTGCAAACACCGCGGCGCGAACATCCAGCTCCTCGACGTGCCCGGGCTTATCGAGGGCGCGGCGACCGGGAAGGGCGACGGCAAGCAGGTGCTCTCGGTCGTCCGGAACGCCGACCTCATCCTCTTCGTCCTCTCGGTGTTCGAGATCGAGCAGTACGACCGCCTGCAAGAGGAGTTGTACGACATCAACATCCGCGTCGACAAGGAACCACCGCGGGTGACCGTCCGGCCGAAGATCAAAGACGGTATCAAGGTCACCTCGAGCGCCGACCAGGACCTGGATGAGGCCACGATCAAGGAGGTCCTGCGCGACCAGGGGTACGTCAACGCCGACCTCAACCTCGGCGAGAAGGTCGACATCGACCGCCTGATCGACGGCCTAATGGAGAACCGGGAGTACATCCCGTCGATCACCTGCGTCAACAAGGTCGACCTGATCACCCCAGAGTACAAAGAAACCGTCGACGAGCAACTCCGAGAGCGTGGCCTCGACCCCGAGGAGGTCACGTTCATCAGCGCCGAGGAAGAGAAGGGGCTCGAGGCGCTCAAGGACCGAATGTGGGACAACCTCGACCTGATCCGTGTCTACATGGACAAGCCGGGACGAGGAGTCGACTACGAGGAACCGCTCGTCATTTCGGCGGGGTCGACCATCGAGGACGCCGTCGACAAGCTCGGCGGCGAGTTCGAGGAGCGATTCCGGTTCGCACGGGTGTCCGGGCCCAGTGCGACCCACGACAAACAGCAGGTGGGCGATCAGCACGTGCTCGAGGACGAGGACGTGTTGAAGCTGATTCTTCGCCGGTAG
- a CDS encoding energy-coupling factor transporter transmembrane component T family protein — MLGYEPDDTLAHRLDPRSKLAVQIGFSVAALAHLSPRPLAALTVLALGFLWSADVSPLRALVAYRFALPFLLAAPVVAALSFGPPWLEPGDAVEPTLASYRVLLIVLVSAAYVRSTPVRASRAAIQRTIPGKPGQVLGMGVALVFRFLPVLRADLQSIRDASASRLGTERGLLERVTHLGVTALERAFLRADRLAIAMQARCFAWNPTLPELALTRLDVPAFGLAVALSVSAFV, encoded by the coding sequence ATGCTCGGTTACGAACCCGACGACACGCTCGCTCACCGCCTCGATCCACGGTCGAAACTCGCCGTCCAGATCGGGTTCTCCGTCGCGGCGCTGGCTCACCTCTCGCCGCGACCACTCGCGGCACTCACCGTCCTCGCGCTGGGGTTCCTGTGGTCTGCGGACGTTTCGCCGCTTCGTGCGCTCGTTGCCTACCGATTCGCGCTGCCGTTTCTGCTCGCGGCCCCGGTCGTCGCCGCGCTCTCGTTCGGCCCGCCGTGGCTCGAGCCTGGCGACGCGGTCGAGCCGACGCTCGCGAGCTACCGCGTCCTGTTGATCGTCCTCGTCAGCGCCGCTTACGTGCGCTCGACGCCGGTTCGCGCCTCTCGGGCGGCTATCCAACGAACGATTCCGGGGAAACCCGGACAGGTGCTGGGAATGGGCGTCGCGCTCGTCTTTCGGTTTCTCCCCGTGCTCCGGGCCGATTTGCAGTCGATCCGGGACGCCTCTGCGTCTCGACTGGGGACCGAACGGGGCTTGCTCGAGCGGGTGACCCACCTCGGAGTGACGGCCCTCGAGCGAGCATTTCTCCGGGCGGACCGACTGGCGATCGCGATGCAGGCGCGGTGTTTCGCCTGGAACCCGACGCTCCCGGAACTCGCACTCACACGGCTCGACGTCCCAGCGTTTGGGCTGGCCGTCGCGCTATCGGTATCGGCGTTCGTCTAG
- a CDS encoding glutathione S-transferase N-terminal domain-containing protein: MTDITLYELPGCPFCAKVRTKLEELNLEYHIVQVPGARNERTEVEAISGQTGVPVIVDEAHGVEGMAESSDIVAYLEETYGAGA; this comes from the coding sequence ATGACAGACATTACCTTGTACGAACTGCCCGGCTGTCCGTTCTGTGCGAAAGTCCGAACCAAACTCGAGGAACTGAACCTCGAGTACCACATCGTCCAGGTCCCGGGGGCTCGCAACGAGCGCACCGAAGTCGAAGCTATCAGCGGTCAAACCGGCGTCCCGGTCATCGTCGACGAGGCTCACGGCGTCGAGGGGATGGCCGAGAGCAGCGATATCGTCGCGTATCTCGAGGAGACTTACGGCGCCGGAGCCTGA
- a CDS encoding transcriptional regulator, producing the protein MSRSALVGNVTAMLEDAGFTVSDRCAIRPKSFDIAARRGEDLILVKILGNVDAFNQATGHEMRRLGTYLEATPLVIGLRSRDEDLKPDVVYFRHGVPVFSPDTAYNLFIENVPPLIYAAPGGLYVNIDGDLLADEREAREWSLGQLANELGVSRRTVSKYEDGMNASIEVAMALEDLFDAPLTSPVDVLEGTEDVRDPDATPEEPDADPDDEEVVAVLTRAGYRVHPTLRSPFKAVSQDEADDEDVVLTGHSQFTKAAEKRARIMSSIGQVTHTQSVYVVDRAKQENVDGTALVEREELEGLDDAAELRKVIRERAKREEAA; encoded by the coding sequence ATGTCCCGATCCGCACTGGTCGGCAACGTCACCGCGATGCTCGAAGACGCGGGCTTTACGGTGAGCGACCGGTGTGCAATTCGCCCGAAGAGCTTCGACATCGCGGCCCGCCGCGGCGAGGATCTGATCCTCGTGAAGATCCTCGGCAACGTCGACGCCTTCAACCAGGCGACCGGCCACGAGATGCGCCGACTCGGCACCTACCTCGAGGCGACGCCACTGGTCATCGGCCTGCGCAGTCGCGACGAGGACCTGAAACCCGACGTGGTCTACTTCCGCCACGGCGTTCCGGTGTTCAGCCCCGACACGGCGTACAACCTGTTCATCGAGAACGTCCCGCCGCTGATCTACGCGGCCCCCGGCGGTCTCTACGTCAACATCGACGGCGACCTGCTGGCCGACGAACGCGAGGCTCGCGAGTGGAGCCTGGGGCAACTCGCGAACGAACTCGGGGTCTCCCGCCGGACGGTCTCGAAGTACGAAGACGGCATGAACGCCTCCATCGAGGTCGCGATGGCGCTCGAGGACCTCTTCGACGCGCCCCTGACCAGCCCGGTGGACGTTCTCGAGGGCACGGAGGACGTGCGCGACCCCGACGCGACGCCCGAAGAGCCGGACGCCGACCCCGACGACGAGGAGGTCGTCGCGGTCCTCACGCGAGCGGGCTACCGGGTCCACCCGACGCTACGCTCGCCGTTCAAGGCCGTCAGCCAGGACGAGGCCGACGACGAGGACGTCGTCCTCACCGGCCACTCCCAGTTCACCAAGGCGGCGGAGAAACGCGCCCGGATCATGAGTTCCATCGGCCAGGTCACGCACACCCAGTCGGTCTACGTCGTCGACCGCGCGAAGCAGGAAAACGTCGACGGGACGGCGCTGGTCGAGCGCGAGGAACTCGAGGGCCTGGACGACGCCGCGGAACTCCGGAAGGTGATTCGCGAGCGGGCGAAGCGCGAAGAAGCGGCCTGA